The genomic stretch gcaaaaattttcaaattgtCACATTGATtcttttgatgtatgtatgaggcattatatatatatatatatatatatatatatatatatatatatatatatatatatatatatataaactaattatataatttgtttataatttgtgagacaaattttttaattctagttagtccataattagacaatagttatcaaatacaaatgaaaattctAAAGCTAAAaattttcacgaactaaacaaggtctcatTTAGGAGcgaggggaggggaggaggaggaggaccgaCAGATGACGATGATGGAGCATGTGTCGTTTCCGCATCCGCGACCTGTGTCTTTCTCTTGATTCCATTTCCTCTGTGATCGCTCGATGGTGCGCGGCTGACACTGGCTGGCCCGTGGGGCGGGGCGGGCGCGAGGTGTCGCATGCGTAGGCCTGGAGTGGTGTGTGGTGGTGGGCGCAGAGCTGGCATGTGTCCACGGGTCCGTGGGAAGTGCGAACCCCACCTAACATCCGCACCCGCCACCACCGATCTTTGGCTGCTGGTCAACGACACAGTCGGGGCGCCCGTCCGTCCACCAAGAGCTTTTGGTGATTTCTGATTTGTGTGTATCTCGTACGTGCATGGAGCAACGCTGCGCTGTCGGATGCGCGCCTCTTGCTCAGTGCTCTCCTCTAGCTAGGGATGGCTGGCCTGGACGGACGTACACGTACGTACAATACAAGTAGGCATGCATGGCGGGCGGCGTTGTGCATTGCGAACCAACTGTGACGCAGCAGTTGGCTCGGTTAGGTATTTGGGTGCACGCCCACTCGATAAAATACGTACAGCACTGATCATGCATCAAACAAGTCCCAATTTGCATCGCAGGTAGCTAGTAGTGTACGAGCACACGGCAGGATTCCTCCCTCCGACCCGATCCTCGGTACGTAGCGCGCGGACGGGAAATGTAAAAGGAGATCACATCGTGCGTGGAAACGAGAGTGAACACGGAAGATAGTGTGTAATCCACTGCGGGTGCGGGATCCCACGTACGTTCCGCGTCTTTTTTCCCACGGCGCAGTGCATGTACctaacctaggccttgtttagttcattgccgaaattttttcggtacactgtagcactttcgtttgtttgtggtaattattatctaatcatagactaactaggcttaaaagattcgtctcgtaaatttcgaccaaactgtgcaattaatttttaatttcgtttatatttagtactccatacatatgtctaaagattcgatgtgacggagaattttgaaaagtttttagattttgggtggaagtaaacaaggcgctAGTAACCTAGCTCCCCCGATCGACATCTTGGTCGGGATAGAAAGAATACGCTTTTCCTCGCTGCAAGGCACGCACGCAGCTCCTCAGCGAGGATGCAGTGGTCATCAACACCCCGTGACAGCCGACACGTTTTAACGGAACAATCTTTTGGGCCCGTTATTCGACGAGAGCCCATGAAAGTACCACGAACGGATCTAGTAGTAGTACGTAGTACCATCCTGAGGGGCCTGACACCTCGGCGACTTTGAACTCGTGAATTGACATCACATCGGCCGGATTCCGCTCAGACTCACCTTTGGACGAGCGTACGGTACGGGCAGCACGTACGTAGTACGTGGACGACACCGCGGACCGCACATTCTCTTCTTGAAGTCGCGGATCCGGATCGTGTCGTGGTGGAGGACGGTTGGTCAATCCCCGCCCGGATCCTGGCGAGCGCATTGGCCACCGCGCCAAAAGCTATCTGAAAAGAATGCAATGCAGCGCCTTTCCCCTTTTTTCGCACGTTATCGCTGACCTCGTTTCATTTCCACAAGGGGCAGTCGGGTGTGGACGTCCCTTGCCTCGCTCAAAATTCTTTTAACCTACCCAAAGAGATCAGCTTTGGATCCCCATATCCATCCATGTGCTAACCATTCTACACTCGTACCACGAGCTTATTTGCGGGtcattgtttttattttttatctttaaTTTATTTGATTGATAATAATACTTTTTCAGTAGTAGTATTATTTGCACTCTCTGTTTACTACTTTTGAGTGGCTGGGCCCTGTTTTGATCCACATTACTAATGGAGTAGCTAGCAACTCATAATTAGGAAGTCTAGATCTCAACAGGCCACCAGCTAATTTGTGTGCTAACTAGTAATGTGGTTGCTTTTTAGGCCCACTAAGCATGAGTTAGATGGGCTGTAATCCTATAAACAGTGACCTGGGACTAGAACTACTGTACATCCCACAGGCCCAAGGACCAGCCTAGAACTAGAACTTCAGCCCACAGGCCGAACGGCCAGCACGAACCATCCCCTCACCGGCGACAACAGAAACAGAATACTAGCCGTCCGATCACAGCGAGATATTATCTCTCCAAGCTCCGTCCGCCGTCCGCCGCCCGCCGCACCGTGCTGCCGTTCGGCTAAACCCGGCCGCCCGCCTGCGGCACTGCACTGCACCCCATCCCGAAGCCGGGAGCGGAGGCGCAAAACCCTCTCTCTGCTGCTGCTCCGGCACCATGGGCTGCGCCTCCAAGCTGctctcctccctcctcctcACCTCCTCCCCGCTCCGCCTCCGACCCACCActactgccgccgccgccgcgctcttCCTCTCCCCGCCCGCGGCGGCCTCGCGCCGCCTGCTCCTGCTCTCCTCGCCCTCCCCGCCCCGCACCCTCTCCACCTCGTCCGCTGCTGCCGCGTCCTCCTCCCTTCCGCACGGCTCCAGCTCGGACTCCCCGGCGCCACCACCCCGAGCTCCTTTCCCCGAGTGGTCCCGCCTCGTCGACCGACTTGCCGCCGCCGGGTACGGCTCCGGCGCGCCCTTTCCTGATGACGAGCTCGCCCTCGCGTCCGGATGCGGTCTGCCGGACGGGGCGCAGGCCGCTGTCTCCACCTGCCTCGCCTTCGCGCTTGACCGGCCTGGCCTCCTCAGGTGAAGTAAATCGCTTGGCTGGCTGGCTACCTGACTGAGCTTTGGCGGGGTTCAAGTTCTCTTAGTTGCTGTCTTGCTGACTAATTCGGGTGTGCGTCCAGTTCGCTTCCAAGGAAGGATGTGGAGGTCCTGGTGACCAATGCGGCGCCGTCTCTGTTCAAGGATGGGGAGGCATCAGCACAGCGGCTTCGGCGCTACCTTGCTGGGGAAGAAATCAATGTATGTCATTGGGCTTCCGTTAATTGGTCACATTGCAGCATTGTTAGTTTGGGCTAGTAAATAATATTAGTTCAGTCATCGGCATGTTCATCAGTCTACTGGAATATGACCTTGCTCAGCTAAACACACTAAACATTGGAAAATTTTGCCAGGTCATTGTTTCAGAGAGAGCTGAAACTGTTGATATTGTTCGATATCTGCTAAGTTACACATACGGTTCTTCTGACAGCTACCCAGAAGACAAGGAACTCACTGATTCTGCTGTGAGAAATATCATGGCTGAGTTAGTCAGTTTTAGTGGTCCCCAGTCTTCCACTTTTGCGGAATCAACTCCCAACCAAAGTTGCTTGAGTCAGCATGAACGATTTTCCAGGCCTCCAGGGCAAAATATTGAAATGAAGCGAGGTGACTGGATTTGCACAAGGTATGCCACTTCTaacattcttcttcttttctttaaCATTTGTGCTCCGCCCAATGCCTTGCATTAAAGTATACCCTGTTATTCATTTTGCTACTAGATATGATgcatctaaaaattaaaatGTGTACCCAGATGTTTCCTTTTTATTGGTAACCTGATACCATTGTCACACTAACTTTTAACTTTCTACCtgtttcttttatatatataatactccGTGGGTTCTTTCATCTGCAACTCATTTTTTATGAAAATTGCTCTGCAACTCGCAGATGTAGCTTCATGAACTTTGCAAGAAATGTTAGGTGTCTTGAGTGCAATGAGCAGCGGCCAAAGAAGATGTTGACTGGTGGAGAGTGGGAATGCCCTCAGTAAGATCTGACATGCTAATTGCTAAATTATTTGTATTAAGCTTATATAACTTTGACGAAGCTGACTTTGTTTTGTCCTTTTGCTAAGGTGTGATTTCTATAATTATGGGAGGAATATGTCATGCTTAAAATGTGATTGCAAGAGGCCAGCAACAATCCCACTGAATCCTGCATCTGTTGGTGCTGGTTTAGGTGGTGTGGCGCAGCTTCTTAATGTAACGAGTGTTGGTAAATCTGAAGTTGAGAGAAAGCTTGCTGAAAATGATGAAAAGGCAGAAAGATGGTTGAGCAAAGTATCTCAACTTAATGATTCAGCTGACTTAAGTAGTCTAGCAGAAGATGAGGACTTTCCTGAGATTATGCCTATGCGCAAGGGGGTGAATAAGTTTGTGGTTAGCACGCGCAAAACACCACTGGAGAGAAGGCTTGCAAATGCACAGTACAGCAGCAACAATAGCCCCACATTATCTGACCCAAAGATAAGTCAAACTTTGGACAGGATACTTGGGCGTTCAACTCCTACTGCAGCCCCAAACAATCAATCTGTTACTAGTGACACCACCACTGAAGCTCCGAAGAAATCAATAGACCACCTCGGTGGCATTGATCCTGTTCCATTTGTGCCCCTGTCTGCAGATCTCTTCGCTAAACCACAGAGTAATAATGGACAGAGAAATGAGAATGAAAAATTCAGTGCAGAAGATGACAGTTCCATGGCAAATAACACAGTGCCTTTACCTGAGAGGAAAAGTACGGAATCATTAGATACCACTGAGAAATGGTCCGAGAAAGTAGCAGAACTGGACAATGTAAAGGATTCCCCAAGTGCAATTTCTGATGAAA from Sorghum bicolor cultivar BTx623 chromosome 3, Sorghum_bicolor_NCBIv3, whole genome shotgun sequence encodes the following:
- the LOC8085387 gene encoding zinc finger protein VAR3, chloroplastic, with the protein product MGCASKLLSSLLLTSSPLRLRPTTTAAAAALFLSPPAAASRRLLLLSSPSPPRTLSTSSAAAASSSLPHGSSSDSPAPPPRAPFPEWSRLVDRLAAAGYGSGAPFPDDELALASGCGLPDGAQAAVSTCLAFALDRPGLLSSLPRKDVEVLVTNAAPSLFKDGEASAQRLRRYLAGEEINVIVSERAETVDIVRYLLSYTYGSSDSYPEDKELTDSAVRNIMAELVSFSGPQSSTFAESTPNQSCLSQHERFSRPPGQNIEMKRGDWICTRCSFMNFARNVRCLECNEQRPKKMLTGGEWECPQCDFYNYGRNMSCLKCDCKRPATIPLNPASVGAGLGGVAQLLNVTSVGKSEVERKLAENDEKAERWLSKVSQLNDSADLSSLAEDEDFPEIMPMRKGVNKFVVSTRKTPLERRLANAQYSSNNSPTLSDPKISQTLDRILGRSTPTAAPNNQSVTSDTTTEAPKKSIDHLGGIDPVPFVPLSADLFAKPQSNNGQRNENEKFSAEDDSSMANNTVPLPERKSTESLDTTEKWSEKVAELDNVKDSPSAISDENFPEIMPIRKGENRFVVSKKKDRSLTSQQYKRRSILEQADSSDFVPFVPFPPGYFAKKDTPIKSTTDTGVMSEGSQPKGNLNNENWNRNYYQHQSQSHGAQSRPSGTAYTGTQITGNSQGNYNGGRGESTYHETNFEQQPYNSGYSNSSYWSSDNKNSNNSWSENSSYNNNNAWSGNNSYNSSTRNGNSSDNSSHGYNYNGTWNDSSNSNNNQSGSFADNNSVSSSSSSMNANHTVHSSGYEGNSNRGYTGKSLEGSAVKDPDPLDMSEEAKAERWFRRAAQIKDISELANIPDEDFPEIMPMRKGVNRFVVSKRKTPLERRLTSPQYRRNLPIVSSEMDKDAS